From the genome of Parazoarcus communis, one region includes:
- a CDS encoding AEC family transporter, with protein sequence MIEVLESLWPLFVLIVAGYYMQKRGFPGQAFWPGAERFNYFILFPALLFKSLATAPLNDPALPRLLTAVVLALAVCSAGLLVARRVHAWPAARFGVMLQGTLRFNTYLGLAAIGGFFGKEGLLLAAVMLALLVPIVNVMAVLALSAGRDTSLKALLLPIVKNPLILACLAGALVNQSGVEIKWGTDRLLALLAGSSLPLGLLCVGAALKPGELHGEVGALVTNSLTRLLLVPAIAFGCAVIVGLPAIERSILVLFFALPTAPTAYVLTRQLGGDSHLMAGIITLQTLLSAASLMLVLILVV encoded by the coding sequence ATGATCGAAGTGCTGGAGTCCTTGTGGCCGCTCTTCGTACTGATCGTCGCAGGGTATTACATGCAGAAGCGCGGGTTTCCGGGGCAGGCCTTCTGGCCCGGCGCGGAGCGCTTCAATTACTTCATTCTGTTCCCTGCGTTGTTGTTCAAGAGTCTGGCCACCGCGCCCTTGAATGACCCCGCTTTGCCACGCCTGCTCACCGCAGTCGTGCTTGCATTGGCCGTGTGCAGTGCCGGACTGCTGGTCGCGCGCCGGGTTCATGCCTGGCCTGCGGCACGATTCGGTGTGATGCTGCAGGGCACGCTGCGCTTCAACACCTATCTCGGGTTGGCCGCGATAGGTGGCTTTTTCGGCAAGGAAGGCCTGCTGCTGGCGGCGGTGATGCTGGCGCTTCTCGTGCCGATCGTTAACGTGATGGCGGTACTTGCCCTGTCTGCGGGCAGGGATACCAGCCTCAAGGCGCTGCTGCTCCCGATCGTGAAGAATCCGCTCATCCTCGCCTGCCTCGCGGGGGCGCTGGTCAATCAGTCCGGCGTCGAGATCAAGTGGGGTACGGACCGGCTGCTGGCGCTGCTGGCCGGAAGCAGTCTGCCGCTGGGCCTGCTCTGTGTCGGTGCCGCTCTGAAGCCGGGCGAGCTCCATGGCGAGGTGGGCGCCCTTGTCACGAACAGTCTGACCCGGCTCCTGCTGGTCCCGGCGATCGCGTTCGGCTGTGCCGTCATCGTGGGACTGCCAGCCATCGAGCGTTCAATCCTGGTGCTCTTCTTCGCCTTGCCGACGGCACCAACCGCATATGTGCTGACCCGCCAGCTGGGCGGCGACAGCCATCTGATGGCCGGCATCATCACCCTGCAGACCTTGCTCTCCGCCGCAAGCCTGATGCTTGTCCTGATCCTGGTGGTTTGA
- a CDS encoding nuclear transport factor 2 family protein — protein MTQPTTALLEAFGDAWNRHDIDALMSFMADDCSFHAVGGPDLLGRSFVGREAVREGFMLAWQTFPDAAWLDGDHFVDGNRGVSETTFVGTKADGTRIEARMVDIFTFRDGKIAVKNAFRKDRPPVSVA, from the coding sequence ATGACCCAACCCACCACTGCCCTTCTGGAAGCCTTCGGCGACGCCTGGAACCGTCACGACATCGACGCCCTGATGAGCTTCATGGCCGATGACTGCTCCTTCCACGCGGTCGGCGGCCCCGACCTGCTCGGCCGCAGTTTCGTTGGCCGCGAGGCAGTGCGCGAAGGCTTCATGCTGGCCTGGCAGACCTTCCCCGACGCGGCGTGGCTCGACGGCGACCACTTCGTCGATGGCAATCGCGGTGTGAGCGAAACCACCTTCGTCGGCACCAAGGCCGACGGCACCCGCATCGAAGCACGCATGGTCGATATCTTCACGTTCCGTGACGGCAAGATCGCGGTCAAGAATGCATTCCGCAAGGATCGTCCGCCAGTATCCGTAGCCTGA
- a CDS encoding cache domain-containing protein: protein MSLNQGPVYAIALATLIGVGQPTASVAAQPAAVTSAETPAGVYGNPQAERANALLERAVEHVRKNGVMGVDAFSREAEFIDRDLYVYALDMSGRFLASGGASAVLIGQNVLTETDLDGRPFFSEMLEMAKASDHGRIEYHWFNPADSKSEPKLTTFQRVGNIIVAVGYYAPRATAAQARSLLKRAMKAMIDDEAAALTAFQHFKGPFVRDDLYVVVVDIASGKVLAHGANPALVGTDANAQKSPDGVEIGREMLALARKDGKGEYEYNWRNPLTGRLEKKHSYFSTQNGRLIGVGYFSR, encoded by the coding sequence ATGTCGCTGAACCAAGGCCCCGTCTACGCAATCGCGCTGGCCACCCTGATCGGGGTCGGCCAGCCCACTGCATCAGTCGCAGCGCAGCCTGCTGCAGTCACGAGCGCCGAAACCCCTGCCGGCGTTTACGGCAACCCTCAGGCCGAACGCGCCAACGCACTGCTCGAACGCGCGGTGGAACATGTACGCAAGAACGGCGTGATGGGGGTGGACGCCTTCAGTCGCGAGGCTGAATTCATCGATCGTGACCTCTACGTGTACGCACTCGACATGAGCGGCCGCTTTCTCGCCAGTGGCGGCGCCTCTGCGGTGCTGATCGGGCAGAACGTGCTGACCGAGACCGATCTCGACGGTCGCCCCTTCTTCAGCGAGATGCTCGAGATGGCAAAGGCCAGCGATCACGGCCGCATCGAATACCACTGGTTCAACCCGGCCGACAGCAAGAGCGAACCCAAGCTGACCACGTTCCAACGCGTGGGCAACATTATCGTTGCGGTTGGCTACTACGCCCCGCGCGCCACGGCGGCTCAGGCCAGAAGCCTGCTGAAGCGTGCGATGAAGGCGATGATCGACGACGAAGCTGCCGCACTCACCGCATTCCAGCACTTCAAGGGCCCCTTCGTGCGCGACGACCTGTACGTGGTCGTGGTGGATATCGCCTCTGGCAAGGTTCTGGCCCACGGCGCCAACCCAGCCTTGGTCGGCACCGACGCCAACGCGCAGAAGTCACCGGACGGTGTCGAGATCGGGCGCGAAATGCTGGCGCTGGCGCGCAAGGACGGCAAGGGCGAGTACGAATACAACTGGCGCAACCCCCTGACCGGCCGTCTGGAAAAGAAGCACAGTTACTTCAGCACTCAGAACGGGCGCCTGATCGGTGTGGGGTATTTCTCGCGCTGA
- a CDS encoding TRAP transporter small permease — protein sequence MSIKNVALKLVGNIEEYLAEALLACFVVLLFVQILLRQFFQYSLPWGEELATYMFVWFAYLGATVAAKMSAHNRVTFQFKFFPPIVRKVCMALSDVLWVCFNMYFVYLSYDFVFNRMNLFWKSQTLGLPMKYFYMILPIAFTLMSIRILWNLYLTLFKGVELMDPEAEEIEKLKKTAATQQ from the coding sequence ATGTCCATCAAAAACGTCGCTCTGAAGCTCGTTGGAAATATCGAGGAGTACCTGGCGGAAGCGCTGCTTGCCTGCTTCGTGGTGCTGCTGTTCGTACAGATCCTGTTGCGCCAGTTCTTCCAGTATTCGCTGCCCTGGGGTGAAGAGCTCGCAACCTACATGTTCGTCTGGTTCGCCTACCTCGGTGCAACCGTGGCGGCAAAGATGTCGGCCCACAACCGCGTCACCTTCCAGTTCAAGTTCTTTCCGCCCATCGTGCGCAAGGTCTGCATGGCCCTGTCGGACGTGCTGTGGGTGTGCTTCAACATGTACTTCGTGTACCTGAGCTACGACTTCGTGTTCAACCGCATGAACCTGTTCTGGAAGTCGCAGACCCTCGGGCTGCCGATGAAGTACTTCTACATGATCCTGCCGATCGCCTTCACGCTGATGTCGATCCGCATTCTGTGGAACCTCTACCTCACCCTGTTCAAGGGCGTGGAACTGATGGACCCGGAAGCCGAAGAGATCGAAAAGCTCAAGAAAACCGCAGCCACACAACAATAA
- a CDS encoding ATP-binding protein: MNSLRRTLLVSLLSAIAVVFAIAGYATYRTARGEVDELMDYHLRQFALSLRDQHFGQQPPPPPPMESPEESFDFVIQIWDAQGVRLYLSRPHSVLPALARFGYNTVDTTEGKWRVFSIPLQNQVIQIAQPMSVRSRMAADAALRTLIPLLVLIPLLGALIWYLVGRGLRPLEQLAREVGTRRADSLSALPAAEVPEEARPLVLALNDLLHRLDQAMSAQRAFVADAAHELRTPLAALQIQLQLTERASDDATRQAALGELRAGLQRATHLVQQLLTLARQEPGADASAKFVPVVLADIARQGLTDHASLADARQIDLGADTLDEAAVVQADPAALRTLVGNLIDNAIRYTPAGGRVDVTVFTDPTTPASHWLCVSDNGPGIPPEERDRVLDRFYRRAEVEQSGSGLGLAIVRSIAERHGASLVLDTSPHGGLRVGLCFPAERQAQVS; this comes from the coding sequence ATGAACTCATTGCGTCGCACCCTGCTGGTCTCGCTGCTGAGCGCCATCGCCGTGGTGTTCGCAATCGCCGGCTATGCGACCTACCGCACCGCGCGGGGCGAAGTCGACGAACTGATGGATTACCATTTGCGCCAGTTCGCGCTGTCACTGCGCGACCAGCATTTCGGCCAGCAACCCCCTCCGCCACCACCGATGGAATCGCCTGAAGAATCATTCGATTTCGTCATCCAGATCTGGGACGCCCAGGGTGTGCGGCTCTACCTCTCGCGACCGCACAGCGTACTCCCGGCGCTCGCGCGCTTCGGCTACAACACGGTCGACACCACCGAAGGCAAATGGCGGGTGTTCTCCATTCCGTTGCAGAACCAGGTCATCCAGATTGCACAGCCGATGTCGGTGCGAAGCCGGATGGCGGCCGACGCGGCGCTGCGCACACTGATTCCGCTCCTTGTCCTGATTCCCCTGCTCGGCGCCCTGATCTGGTACCTGGTCGGACGCGGCCTGCGTCCGCTGGAGCAGCTCGCACGCGAGGTCGGCACCCGACGCGCCGACTCTCTCTCCGCCCTCCCCGCCGCCGAGGTGCCGGAAGAAGCGCGGCCGCTGGTGCTTGCACTCAACGACCTCCTGCACCGGCTCGATCAGGCCATGAGCGCACAACGCGCGTTTGTAGCCGATGCCGCACACGAACTGCGCACGCCGCTCGCTGCGCTGCAGATCCAGCTTCAGCTCACCGAACGCGCAAGCGACGACGCCACGCGTCAGGCTGCGCTCGGAGAGCTGCGTGCCGGTCTGCAGCGTGCCACGCACCTGGTACAGCAACTGCTGACGCTGGCCCGCCAGGAACCCGGCGCCGACGCGAGCGCAAAGTTCGTTCCGGTCGTGCTCGCCGACATCGCGCGCCAAGGCCTCACCGACCATGCTTCGCTCGCAGACGCACGCCAGATCGACCTCGGTGCGGACACGCTCGACGAGGCCGCCGTGGTTCAGGCCGACCCGGCCGCCCTCCGCACCCTGGTCGGCAACCTGATCGACAACGCGATTCGCTACACCCCGGCCGGCGGGCGGGTGGACGTCACGGTGTTTACCGACCCCACGACCCCGGCCTCGCACTGGCTGTGCGTCAGCGACAACGGCCCCGGCATTCCGCCCGAAGAGCGTGATCGCGTGCTGGACCGCTTCTATCGCCGTGCCGAAGTGGAGCAAAGCGGCAGCGGCCTGGGGCTTGCCATCGTTCGCAGCATCGCCGAGCGCCATGGCGCGAGTCTCGTGCTCGACACCTCGCCCCACGGCGGGCTCAGGGTCGGTCTGTGCTTCCCCGCCGAGCGACAAGCGCAAGTGTCTTAA
- a CDS encoding TRAP transporter large permease translates to MDAYIVEILFGGFFLMLLLGAPITIALGGAALATFMAVEKNPIAFVQIAFTSVGSFPLMALPAFVLAGALMEAAGISRRLVDIAETLAGPITGGLGAATVLACLFFGAISGSGPATTAAVGMLMIPAMTKRNYDRSYASAVTAASGGLGIIIPPSIPMVIFGISAMGLMPPPDAVAKYGEFASVSIPKLFVAGVVPGIVMAGSLVVINYFISKKHGYVGLTEKWSFSDIRSSLRRGVWSILAPVIILGGIYAGLFTPTESAIVAIFYTLFVGIFLHRELKFASLLNSLRTTTWITGRVLLILFTATVFGRLLVEQRIPATIADSMLSLTDNIYLIWSMIIVFLLFVGMFMETLAAIMILVPVLLPVMYTLGMDPTHVGIVIICTLSVGFMTPPLGENLFVASGIGGSSIEAIVARIHPFVIVSTISIFLIAFFPQISLWLPSMVGY, encoded by the coding sequence ATGGACGCCTATATCGTAGAAATCCTGTTCGGCGGATTCTTCCTCATGCTGTTGCTTGGGGCGCCGATCACCATTGCACTGGGTGGCGCGGCACTCGCCACCTTCATGGCGGTAGAGAAGAACCCGATCGCCTTCGTGCAGATCGCCTTCACCTCGGTGGGCAGCTTCCCGCTGATGGCCCTGCCCGCCTTCGTGCTCGCGGGCGCGTTGATGGAAGCCGCCGGTATCTCGCGCCGGCTGGTTGATATCGCCGAAACCCTTGCCGGCCCGATCACCGGCGGCCTCGGAGCCGCCACCGTTCTGGCCTGCCTGTTCTTCGGTGCCATCTCCGGCTCCGGCCCGGCTACCACGGCGGCCGTCGGCATGCTGATGATCCCGGCCATGACCAAGCGCAACTACGACCGCAGCTACGCCTCGGCCGTCACTGCCGCCTCGGGTGGTCTTGGCATCATCATTCCGCCCTCCATCCCCATGGTGATTTTCGGCATCTCGGCCATGGGCCTGATGCCACCGCCAGACGCCGTCGCCAAGTACGGTGAATTCGCGTCGGTGTCGATTCCGAAGCTGTTCGTTGCCGGTGTTGTTCCAGGCATCGTGATGGCGGGCAGCCTGGTGGTGATCAACTACTTCATCTCGAAAAAGCACGGTTACGTTGGTCTCACCGAGAAGTGGTCCTTCTCCGATATTCGCAGCTCGCTGCGCAGGGGCGTGTGGTCCATTCTGGCGCCAGTGATCATTCTCGGCGGCATCTACGCCGGCCTGTTCACCCCGACAGAATCGGCCATCGTGGCGATCTTCTACACGCTCTTTGTCGGCATTTTCCTGCACCGTGAGCTGAAGTTCGCGTCCTTGCTCAACTCGCTGCGCACCACGACCTGGATCACCGGCCGCGTGCTGCTGATCCTCTTCACCGCGACCGTGTTCGGCCGCCTGCTGGTGGAGCAGCGCATCCCGGCAACCATCGCGGACTCGATGCTCAGCCTGACCGACAACATCTACCTCATCTGGTCGATGATCATCGTGTTCCTGCTCTTCGTCGGCATGTTCATGGAGACCCTGGCGGCCATCATGATTCTCGTGCCGGTGCTGCTGCCGGTGATGTACACCCTCGGCATGGACCCCACCCACGTCGGCATCGTCATCATCTGCACGCTGTCGGTCGGCTTCATGACCCCACCGCTGGGCGAGAACCTGTTCGTGGCCTCGGGCATCGGCGGATCAAGCATCGAAGCGATCGTCGCCCGCATCCATCCATTCGTGATCGTGTCGACCATTTCGATCTTCCTTATCGCCTTCTTCCCGCAAATCTCCCTGTGGCTGCCTTCGATGGTCGGCTACTGA
- a CDS encoding response regulator, which yields MRLLLIEDDPMIGAGVQQALRQDGYAVDWVRDGVAAELAVQDNPYELLLLDLGLPRRGGIELLQNLRAAGNTLPVLVMTARDAVADRIRGLDAGADDYLVKPFDLDELGARVRALLRRQRGQAAPLIVHGELTLDPATHEVRLDGEVVRLSAREYALLRALLEQPGKPLSRAQLEERVYGWEEEVESNAIEVHIHGLRRKLGADWVRNLRGVGYYLQERT from the coding sequence GTGAGACTCCTGCTGATTGAAGACGACCCGATGATTGGTGCCGGCGTGCAGCAGGCGCTGCGGCAGGACGGCTATGCGGTGGACTGGGTGCGCGATGGCGTCGCTGCAGAACTGGCAGTGCAGGACAATCCCTACGAGCTGTTATTGCTCGATCTGGGGCTGCCGCGCCGGGGAGGCATCGAACTGCTGCAGAACCTGCGTGCAGCCGGCAATACGCTGCCGGTGCTGGTCATGACGGCACGCGACGCGGTTGCTGACCGCATCCGCGGCCTCGACGCGGGTGCCGACGACTATCTCGTCAAACCCTTCGATCTCGATGAACTCGGGGCCCGCGTGCGGGCATTGCTGCGACGCCAGCGCGGACAGGCCGCGCCGCTGATCGTCCACGGCGAGCTGACGCTCGACCCGGCCACGCATGAAGTCAGACTTGACGGCGAGGTTGTGCGTCTGTCGGCACGGGAGTACGCATTGCTGCGGGCACTGCTCGAACAGCCTGGCAAACCGCTGTCGCGGGCACAACTCGAAGAGCGGGTCTACGGCTGGGAAGAGGAAGTGGAAAGCAACGCGATCGAGGTTCATATCCACGGCCTGCGGCGCAAACTCGGTGCCGACTGGGTACGCAATCTGCGCGGTGTCGGCTACTACCTGCAGGAGCGGACATGA
- a CDS encoding DUF4399 domain-containing protein — protein sequence MKNKYSARPLILISALLMATTAAEARHPWVTDNPRLDKNAWFSNLESGAEVQSPFVAKFGLTGIGIASIKKPVASTGHHHLLIDRGLPLNFTEPLPFNDQYIHFGKGQMEAILDLPPGKHSLRLVFADHRHIPNFVYSDELVVNVTGSSGKTIDSLKRTEISLLSPRSASRISPPFAVAMHAAGYNVSHTEITEPDTGHFRLRLAPAKGDEVVIDLTGGETEVWLNPPAGSYSASLEMLSNSAPGTVMAKTAPVRFEVKPR from the coding sequence ATGAAGAATAAATACAGTGCGCGCCCTCTCATCCTGATTTCAGCCCTGCTCATGGCCACCACCGCAGCGGAGGCCAGACATCCGTGGGTCACCGACAACCCGCGCCTCGACAAGAACGCATGGTTCTCCAATCTCGAATCAGGCGCCGAGGTGCAATCGCCCTTTGTCGCAAAGTTCGGGCTCACCGGCATCGGCATCGCGTCAATCAAGAAACCCGTGGCAAGCACCGGACACCACCATCTGCTGATCGACCGCGGGCTCCCCCTCAACTTTACCGAGCCGCTGCCCTTCAACGACCAGTACATCCACTTCGGCAAGGGCCAGATGGAAGCCATCCTCGACCTGCCGCCGGGCAAGCACAGCCTGCGCCTGGTGTTTGCCGATCACAGACACATCCCCAACTTCGTCTATAGCGACGAACTCGTCGTGAACGTCACTGGCAGCAGTGGAAAGACCATCGATTCGCTCAAGCGCACGGAAATCAGCCTGCTGTCGCCCCGCAGCGCCAGCAGAATCAGCCCGCCCTTTGCTGTCGCCATGCATGCGGCCGGCTACAACGTCTCGCACACCGAGATCACCGAACCCGACACCGGGCACTTCCGGCTGCGTCTCGCCCCGGCGAAAGGCGACGAAGTCGTCATCGATCTGACCGGTGGCGAAACCGAAGTCTGGCTCAACCCGCCTGCAGGCAGCTACAGCGCATCGCTCGAGATGTTGAGCAACAGCGCGCCGGGAACAGTGATGGCGAAGACGGCGCCCGTCCGCTTCGAGGTGAAGCCGCGCTGA
- the argC gene encoding N-acetyl-gamma-glutamyl-phosphate reductase, with the protein MTYKVFIDGRHGTTGLKIDERLSGRDEIEILTIPEDKRKDPAVKAEFVNSADVVFLCLPDAASKESVSLLAPGNTRTRFLDASTAHRTNPDWVYGLPELNPGQRERVKNAQKVAVPGCHASGFIMLMHPLVAAGIVPADYPASTYSITGYSGGGKEMIASYEEAGELGDNMKSPRFYALGLAHKHLPEMQTLTGLANKPLFTPIVGNFAQGMVVAVPLLPRLLKQKVSAADIQRFFAEYYAGETFIKVMPSDPAPMLDNGFLPATTCNDTNRAEIFAFGHEDQILVAARFDNLGKGASGAAIQCMNIMLGLDETAGLAV; encoded by the coding sequence ATGACTTACAAGGTTTTCATCGACGGTCGTCACGGCACCACCGGTCTCAAGATCGACGAGCGCCTCTCCGGCCGCGACGAAATCGAAATCCTGACCATCCCCGAAGACAAGCGCAAGGACCCGGCCGTCAAGGCCGAGTTCGTCAATTCGGCCGACGTCGTCTTCCTGTGCCTGCCCGATGCGGCATCGAAGGAATCGGTTTCGCTGCTCGCCCCGGGCAACACCCGCACCCGCTTCCTCGACGCCAGCACCGCCCACCGGACCAACCCTGACTGGGTCTACGGCCTGCCCGAACTCAATCCGGGGCAGCGCGAACGCGTTAAGAATGCACAGAAGGTCGCCGTGCCGGGCTGCCATGCCAGCGGTTTCATCATGCTGATGCACCCGCTCGTCGCCGCCGGGATCGTGCCCGCCGACTACCCGGCCAGCACCTACTCCATCACTGGCTACAGCGGTGGCGGCAAGGAGATGATTGCCAGCTACGAAGAAGCCGGCGAACTCGGCGACAACATGAAGAGCCCGCGCTTCTACGCGCTGGGCCTCGCCCACAAGCATCTGCCCGAAATGCAGACGCTCACCGGCCTCGCCAACAAGCCGCTGTTCACCCCCATCGTCGGCAACTTTGCCCAGGGCATGGTGGTGGCTGTGCCGCTGCTGCCGCGCCTGCTCAAGCAGAAGGTGTCCGCAGCCGACATCCAGCGCTTCTTCGCCGAGTACTACGCCGGCGAGACCTTCATCAAGGTCATGCCGTCGGACCCGGCGCCGATGCTGGACAACGGCTTTCTGCCCGCGACCACCTGCAACGACACCAACCGTGCCGAGATCTTCGCCTTCGGTCACGAAGACCAGATCCTCGTCGCTGCGCGTTTCGACAACCTCGGCAAGGGCGCCTCGGGTGCTGCCATCCAGTGCATGAACATCATGCTTGGACTGGACGAGACGGCCGGGCTGGCGGTTTGA
- a CDS encoding NAD(P)/FAD-dependent oxidoreductase, whose protein sequence is MDAATANVSAAAEGRATPPSKPYDPAYDPLVSATPGQGREYAPTYWIGTAGEPPADDGPITHDIDVDVAIIGSGFTGLTTAIFLAQEYGIKATVLEANRTAWGCSVRNGGQAQCASGRLKRSQWITRYGLEAALGLHRECVDGMENFKELIKDIDCDPQPGGHLYVAHRERIMPTLEKEAKLLRDVFKYDARILDADTVKREWVGDEEACGAMHEPEGIGIHAGKLAFGYVKKARALGATIHPASPVQGWETRNGVHYLKTPGGIVRARAVGVCTGGYTSNSLHPELKNRLLPILSNSIVTRPLTAQEIEACGLRTHQVITDTRVLRHYYRLMPDNRLQIGSRSAITGNDAPQKQYEQRLIEDMWRKFPALKGVQIDYSWWGWVDVSHDMMPRIHQPDPKETIYYSLGYGGNGVMYSAQAGRRLAQWIAGKGNELTLPIFTSRLPFPNIREMVVSEAFAPFRRFGQRFLYRWYAYNDERP, encoded by the coding sequence ATGGACGCTGCTACCGCCAACGTGAGCGCCGCCGCCGAAGGCCGCGCCACTCCCCCCTCCAAACCTTACGATCCCGCCTACGACCCCCTGGTCTCCGCAACGCCCGGCCAGGGCCGCGAGTACGCACCGACCTACTGGATCGGCACCGCCGGCGAGCCGCCCGCGGACGATGGTCCGATCACCCATGACATCGATGTAGACGTCGCCATCATCGGCTCCGGCTTCACGGGCCTGACGACCGCCATCTTCCTGGCGCAGGAATACGGCATCAAGGCGACCGTGCTGGAAGCCAACCGCACGGCATGGGGCTGCAGCGTACGCAACGGCGGACAGGCGCAGTGCGCCTCCGGCCGGCTGAAGCGCTCGCAGTGGATCACCCGCTACGGTCTTGAAGCGGCCCTCGGCCTGCACCGCGAATGTGTGGACGGCATGGAGAACTTCAAGGAGCTGATCAAGGACATCGACTGCGATCCTCAACCCGGCGGTCACCTGTATGTTGCGCACCGCGAACGCATCATGCCGACGCTGGAGAAGGAAGCAAAGCTGCTGCGCGACGTGTTCAAGTACGACGCGCGCATCCTGGATGCCGACACCGTCAAGCGCGAGTGGGTTGGCGACGAGGAAGCCTGCGGTGCGATGCACGAACCCGAAGGCATCGGCATTCACGCCGGCAAGCTTGCCTTCGGTTACGTGAAAAAGGCACGTGCACTGGGCGCAACCATTCATCCCGCGAGCCCCGTACAGGGCTGGGAAACACGCAACGGCGTGCATTACCTGAAGACCCCCGGCGGCATTGTGCGTGCCCGCGCTGTAGGCGTGTGCACCGGTGGCTATACTTCGAACAGCCTGCACCCCGAGCTGAAAAACCGTCTGCTGCCGATTCTGTCGAACTCCATCGTCACCCGGCCGCTGACCGCACAGGAAATCGAAGCGTGTGGCCTGCGCACGCACCAGGTCATTACCGATACGCGCGTACTGCGTCACTACTACCGCCTGATGCCGGACAACCGGCTGCAGATCGGCAGCCGCAGCGCGATTACCGGCAACGACGCACCGCAGAAGCAGTATGAGCAACGCCTGATCGAAGACATGTGGCGCAAGTTTCCGGCGCTCAAGGGTGTTCAGATCGACTACTCGTGGTGGGGCTGGGTGGATGTGAGTCACGACATGATGCCGCGCATCCACCAACCCGATCCGAAGGAAACGATCTATTACTCCCTCGGCTACGGCGGCAACGGCGTGATGTATTCGGCCCAGGCAGGGCGTCGCCTGGCACAGTGGATCGCCGGCAAGGGGAACGAACTGACATTGCCGATCTTCACCTCGAGGCTGCCGTTCCCGAACATCCGCGAGATGGTGGTTTCGGAGGCCTTTGCCCCGTTCCGCCGCTTCGGCCAGCGCTTCCTCTACCGCTGGTACGCCTACAACGACGAACGCCCCTGA
- a CDS encoding TRAP transporter substrate-binding protein has protein sequence MNIKKTVLISFLTAGLIAGSQGAFAANFKMALGDAAGGTQWELGQTFKTLFEQKTGGKHKVDLFPNGQLGDEQNTVNNAALGTLDFSVLAVNNVTPFSPSVGVLTLPYVIQSAEEAKKLTQGDVGKELTENTIRDAGVRIVGWAYSGFRVLTNSKKPVTTVADLKGLVVRVPKNEIMIATYQSWGINPTPMAWSETFTALQQRVVDGQDNPYITVSAMKFNEVQKYVTNIRYIFSLEPLIVSESVFQDQKPDVQKAILEAGREATEHSYKYLLETEDKIKKDLAAKGMQISDAANGEKEFIQKATTTVWPKFYDSIGGKDKLDKVLKSLGR, from the coding sequence ATGAACATCAAGAAAACCGTACTGATCTCGTTCCTTACCGCCGGCCTGATCGCCGGATCGCAAGGTGCCTTCGCAGCCAATTTCAAGATGGCGCTGGGTGATGCTGCTGGTGGTACGCAGTGGGAACTGGGCCAGACCTTCAAGACCCTCTTCGAACAGAAGACCGGCGGAAAGCACAAGGTCGACCTCTTCCCCAACGGCCAGCTGGGTGACGAACAGAACACGGTCAACAACGCCGCGCTCGGCACGCTGGACTTCTCGGTACTGGCCGTCAACAACGTCACCCCGTTCTCGCCCTCGGTGGGCGTGCTGACCCTTCCCTACGTCATCCAGAGCGCAGAAGAAGCCAAGAAGCTCACTCAGGGCGATGTGGGCAAGGAGCTTACTGAAAACACCATCCGCGACGCAGGCGTCCGCATCGTCGGCTGGGCTTATTCAGGCTTCCGCGTACTGACCAACTCGAAGAAGCCGGTAACCACCGTGGCCGACCTCAAGGGTCTGGTTGTTCGCGTACCGAAGAATGAGATCATGATCGCCACCTATCAGTCCTGGGGCATCAACCCGACACCGATGGCCTGGTCCGAAACCTTCACCGCGTTGCAGCAGCGCGTCGTCGATGGTCAGGACAACCCCTACATCACCGTCTCGGCGATGAAGTTCAACGAAGTGCAGAAATACGTCACCAACATCCGCTACATCTTCTCGCTCGAGCCGCTGATCGTCAGCGAGTCCGTTTTCCAGGATCAGAAACCTGACGTACAGAAGGCCATCCTCGAAGCCGGTCGTGAAGCCACCGAGCACAGCTACAAGTACCTGCTCGAGACCGAAGATAAGATCAAGAAGGATCTCGCCGCCAAGGGCATGCAGATCAGCGACGCTGCCAACGGTGAAAAGGAGTTCATTCAAAAGGCCACCACCACGGTGTGGCCGAAGTTCTACGACAGCATCGGCGGCAAGGACAAGCTCGACAAGGTCCTGAAGTCGCTCGGCCGCTGA